The genomic stretch tcagatcttAATTTTAGGAGCTCTTGAGGTGTAGGTTATTTTGGGATTCTGAGACCTGCATCTCATTTTGCTTACACCACCTGCAAACAAGATGTGACAGTGCtagtgataatgtaaaaaacatgcaaagagttttattttcatatttattttatgtccctTTGCTGACCTTCAGGAAGGAGCCAGTGTGAATACCTTCATTGAGAGTGCTGACACAAGACAACCATTTCTCCTCTGCATCGGTGAACAAAAGAAGGACATCAGAAGTTCTACATTATCAACCAAAAGGCGATCCCATGTAAGGTGCAcacatcagtggcagcttttgaTGAACTGTTCAAAGCTCACTATGTCTTAGGTTTCTCATATGATGAAGCtctttgtgatttctacacatttatccaaaccaCTATCTATAACATCGATGTCGGAAGAGCAATGGAGAGCCCGCGTGTTAAAGAACTTCGAGCACGATTGCTGCAGTGAGATTAACAGCCTTGAAGATGTTCACGTGTTTTGTATGTAAAGCACACCTCAGAACTTGTTTGGTTCttcgtcaacatttaaaatttcaacatggtttatatcctagcaaaaagttacatttaaaatgtggagagccAGGTCGCCTGTTATCATTTTGTACTTATAGTGGCTTCCGAAAACACCTCAGCAAGGTACATAGTCACACTATGGATCAGGAGATTGATACTAATCAGGATCTTTCCACTCAGGGAGAATATGAGGCGGAATGTTCAAATGATCGCCCAAGTTTACAAAGTTGGAGTTTACAAAGACATTAATGATGGGTCATGtttccaaaaccatgcactGTTCTCACAGCAAAAGCACGCTTTTCAGATTCTACTCTATCACAACGATTTTGAAACTGCTAACCCTCTAGGTTCCAAGAGGGGGATCCACAAACTTGGTTGAATCtattttactcaaaaaaaaaatcttccaccCAAGTGTAACTCTGTACTGATTAATGTACATCTTGCAGCTTGATTCTACACGGAAGATCTTAAGACATATGGTTTTGATGTGATACTAAAGCCCCTTATTGATGACCTGAAAATCTTAGAAACCGAAGGCATACAGCTTCCTTGTTTTGAACCACCATTGTTTGGCTCAGTAATTCAAGTAACAGGAGataatttggctttaaatggCTTGCTGGGAATCTTACAGTGCAACTAATTTCTGTAGgctttgtttaattagtaaggaagaagttcaatctatatttactgaagatcATCCTGGGTTAATTTTTTGTTCCAAAGaggttcatactgaacattgtaaggcactaaatgaaaatcctgaactGCGGTCAATATATGGTGTCAAAAAGTCATGTGCGCTCAATTCATTAGAGTATTTCCATTGTACTGATAACTATGCTGTTGACATCATGCATGATCTGCTAGAGGGTGTGGTACAGTATGAACTTAAACTGATTTTTGAGTACCTTGTTAAACAGGATGCACAGCTTTAATTATGGTTACACAGaccgtaaaaacaaaccaagtgggTTAAAAATTGATGATATGGGCAAACACCTGGGTTTGAATGCCATACAGTCATGGTGTCTTCTGCACAACactccactgatatttggtggTCATTGAAAGGAATAACAATCACTGGAACTTTCTCCTACTTTTGATACAGATTGTCAATATAGTGTTCTCCTACACCATAACTGATGGGATGATATGTTACTTAAAACATCTGATCTGTGATCACCATACTCTATTCAAAGAATTGTTTCCTGACAAGACGTCGATTCCCAAGCACCACTTGATGATGCACTATCtgagatgcataaaaaaattGGACCTCTTATCCATATGTGGTGAATGTGATTTTAAGCTAAGCaccatattttcaaaagatgtggcaaaaatttcaagaatctcattaaatcattagtaaagcaacatcaacgtcaattggcatttaactgtgaaaatgattgttttagaaggtttgaatttggtcctacatcaaaaaccatctgtaacttgcaaggtggggaagaactcagtcagacattatatttagaagcctgtttgagtgttacaagtaaaaagtgggtcagacattatggtactgagtatcaggttggtgtgttcatatgcactggatgtacctatgatctccctgtgttcaaaaagatctgtgatataataatatatgaagagagtgctttcattatttcctgcaatgtaaaaatgatgtactatgatgaccacttcaatgcatactgtatagaagATAACCGAATGGAtgagttttctgtcatctctgtgaatgaactgacacACTTTAGGCCATTTGACCAGCAGTGCTCTAATGAGAATAATCAAAGAGAGCACATAGCGCTcaattgttatatttagaaagacgtgacctgaggggtcagtaatgttaacgcccttgaaaaaaagaaaactattataaagcaaccaactgttttttttttctttatttgccttttagatttgtaatcatttaaatgttattttaattgttcagtagcatattaacactttatagtgttagaggaaactcatttaatagtacgcaattaacactatgagatttaatgaattactcctatgagaattaatttctaacactacacactgctgttgagaaactaacactttagtagtgttcaatttcaactatacaaagagttgatgtgaactctattaaagtgttaaaatgacactgtggagtgtggacccctccggacactttaaaagtgttgaaatgaacTCCAATAGAGTGGATCtgtttctgttgattttgctgtgtatgtatattttataatgttaaagtgcacaccttgatttctattataataacattattaatgtatttctaatgttattagacatgtcattctcatcactgctcctagataacttagtgttccctaggtggcctcatctatttcacttcgagaatatccacaaatagggaagaacattacctttatctttgtaatgtatacaataatgatcatgaaTGCGTTAAAAAGGggacacagtaatataaaccatgtaatatttcttacccAACTCGGGCCTAACTACAAATGTACTCTTATGACAGAATACCGCtgctgggaaattgccgttcccaaggttggacacacgagggcagtcaagctccatccagcacaacacacaactcCACCTGAAgcagaaggtaggtttgggctattttacagacacagctcattactgtgcattgtattgttcggacataatcacaattaacggctcttctataaaaacaaactatgtaatattcatagcactatatttatactaaaaatacaaaattaataacaaacctttttataatgttgatagaaagccttttacatcatttacacacacagatatatatatatatatatatatatatatatatatatatatatatatatatatatatatatatatatatatatatatatattatatatatatatatatatatacacacacacatccttttctctccataccacgttctaatatttaaactggacacacgagggcagtcaagctccatccagcacaagacacaacgccgcctggaacagaaggcagatttgggctactgtacacagacacagctcatcggcgttattactgtgtattgtctagttttcacctaaggacaatacacggctcttctgcactgttcatcatcatctataaaaaacaaataacattatgtaatatacatagcagtatatttatcataataaagttcactcattaataacgaataataaacatttctatatgttgatagaaatataaagcatttatatatatatatatatatatatatatatatatatatatatatatatatatatatatatatatatatatatatatatatatataatgtcccCTTCTCTTATCTAAATATTCCAACAgcccaagaaataaaattagctgttttctgagacgatgaagtgactcttaaaagagcctttgtgtatattagacggagttgtcgtTTAAGTGcattctccgcgaatacggcaggccagctgaatatccttgagagagatggagaaatgtgaaaagctagcactgtggctacgtgtttcgcaaCCATGACCTgtattacattttccaaagcaaTTTAACACGCTGAgatgggcagtccataggtagtcggtacctagccgacCAAGGATTGGAATGCATTGCGATGGCTCAATTATGgaattgtcccgttctgtgagacctttgggccgtctcgccgcatcgtcacccttcagtttatatgacggcacagctcatacctcaagacttgaataaaataaaaaatatattataactGCTTTTTTGAATAAAAAGCAGTTATCTAGTCAGCGAACATTAAatcctcatttgcatagttttcgttaaaACCTCGTCGCAAACTTGTTactttgcctcctctttccagcaatatCTGGCcttgttgcagtctgtctcacacctacaggGCCTACAAATgtgaagctttgtacaggttcctgagctagcactagagagggtggagaaatgtgaaaagctagcactgtgaCTACGTGTTTCGCAACTGTgaactgtatttcaatgctttttggccacagctgctgtaaggctctggCGTCTCTGGAGAtccgtcaacgcagaacgcattccgcagtccagacgacaggggcaaagAATCTGCACCGAAACATCTTtattgctccacacaccgggatgtaatttcatatgcgtgagctatgtcagcaagaggttaaggtgatgaactgccaaTCCGTTGGGCACAGCCCatgtgagtgtctgtgctgtaatatagtgactggcagagtaatgtaatattcgtcTAGGTGGCAGTaggtaattgcctcctaccttcttagagacaagagaattagtgacgcatgcgacaggtcgtggtggcagtgatggagaagtttttaaaaaggaaaaatgcaaactccgaactgggccctggacaagactgtgacccaggtgaagggcctagtatgagtggtggtaaaaagaaagcaaagatggTGAGCTCGAGCAAAAGTTATCTTTCGTTAGGATTTACGTTCACCAGCGATGAGATgaccccgactccattatgtttggtgtgtggcgagaagctgtccaatagcgccatggtgccaagcaagcttaaacgctatctccaagCGAAACACCCGGCGCTTCAAAACAAAccgatggactattttgtttgcctgcgtgaaaacacagaaacaggcaacattaatgagaaaaaccacaaaggtaaattagaaagccctcaaagctagttgctgcacttgtagctaaatgaaaaaagtcccacactgtggcagagacgttaatactacctgcctgcaaagacactgtcaacgagatgctcgaccctgacgcggttaaagacatatctaaactcccgctctcagataacacaatcgccagacgtactgatgacatgtctacagacatcgaaagccatgttttggaaaagatacgcatcagtaggaaatttgtgttgcaacttgatgagtctacggatattctcagctcttggccaatgtgcgttttgtggatggagatgccattagagaaaacttcctattttgtaaggcactgccagaaaaaaacaacaggagaggaaattttttgggtcacatcagaatatcttgaccagggaggacttacgtgggaaaattgcacaagtgtttgcattgatggagctgcagccatggtcgggcacacctaaggcttcgttagcagagtgaaggaaagaaacccagatcttattgttacacactgttttctgcaccgtgacaccttcgttgcaaagactttaccagcagaactagttcctgtggtggatgatgttgtgcacatagggaactttgtaaagacacgacctttgaaaagtcgtatatttgcatctttgtgtgaggaaatgtgagcgaagcataaagccttattgctccataCGGAGATCCGATGGTTGTAGCAtgacaagttgctggcccgtgtgtatgagcttaaattgttaataagttggaggaacttaaagtgtttctgacaaacgagaggtctgattactcaaatctgtttgcaagtgatgagtggtgtgcaaagctggcatacctggcagatatatttcatcatctgaatgaaccgaacacacggatgcaaggccgaaatgagaacctgcttacaagcatggataaaataaatggattccatttaaaggtgcacctctggcaacaacatgtgcaaagtgccaaccttgagatgttcccactcacagaggaacggcaagatcaccctgctgcactgtgcgaggtaataggtaaacatctgaaaacttgaggagaagttgtcattttatttctcttcagcctccactgaatgccttgactgctaTTGGAAAGGACATaactttacaggagcaggaggaactaactgaactgaaacaagatcgtggtttaaagctaagatttgcttaacttcctttggacagtttttggttgactgctcCCAAGGAGTTCCCCATtccggccaacaaagttttgacattgctcccattttccacaacatatgtgtgtgagctaAGCTTTTCAACCCaactgctataaaaactaaaaacagagagagactgaaagctggtgaagaagagctttgtgtatgcctttcttcaattcctgccaggatattggctttgtgttcatctaaacaggcccaggtttcactgtgagtgagtataaataaattgagaaactatattgcaattacatatactgtattaggctacagagtgtcattctgtaacatttttggtcggtggtgtgccacaagatttttccaatgtaaaaaatgtgccatggctcaaaaaaaattgaaaaacactgcgttacactacacaatttaagaagctacacttacttctgcttccattttaacacttttcagttttggagcaacaacaacagcaacaacagcaacagcaataacaacaaaaaagtgttggaacaaaataaatcttattttccattccaggttgcaggtattcgtgggtgcaatgcaacactgttccacacacaaataactcttttgaatggttaaattactaaaatcagaaagcgccaccagcatatctgacaaagatgactcatgaaccaattctttaaatcactagctgaaaacgacgtattgaatttacacaaacgtcaaataacaaatacaaaattctactttctcatgaatatggtatagtgcattgcttaatcagcagtttttcttagaaagacaagatatttaaattgaatgaatttaatgaaaccacacatcaagctgtcttttctaacagaacattaaatttagcattagctcccagtttcagaaagttctagccagacattcagggggaaagaatcagaacaaaatgtaaaataaaaaaagtagtgaaagatgaaagtgaaggaataaacgaggggtttgtgtcttagttgttgagtaattaaaaactaaaaaaaaagctgtgagattcAGCGTTTGTCACAACAATGCCAAACGCTCTCCCgactatttctttgggattgttcccaaactgagaaatcaaggttcttcagtcatgcttcccccacaatcaagctttggagttgactccatGTTCCCAATGActatagagtcgactccaaagcttgatttctttgaatcgactctattcccattacctggtatctacgaactgacaccaggtattaggaatcgccctgttaatcatgataatgatcctatgtacttaatactgtgggttgttcccctaacctttaattcgagatttgtgctgaatcgattcttggaacagactcactcagtgttgcaatcgatttcagaatattagcaagggtttgaatcgttatcatttcccttgcttccatttgtaggaagctgccttaatcacgataaacccaggctacgcaggcaggaccgagctccgggacaacctggaggccgctTCAGATCCGTCTCCATGATTGTGCCCAACCACACCGTCATCGCAGAGGTGTGCTCGGGTGccgtcattcattacattatgtaatgaacgcaataacggatgtattctggcgtgttacagaaccgtttcacgttgtcttttttgctgtaggtggacttgtgagctgagggcttcaagtccagtgagactctggcgaagaagatgattcagctgtataagctgtgcagcaagcagctttcccggcaggaccactacgacttcagcatgagagtcgtcaactctgttatcgtcatggccgggtatgtccgtctacgaacagggtgaacatattagattagattagattcatccgttgttttttctaaattgttaattaaaactatctataaatgtaacacatgtcttgctggaataaatcgagcgtgtgtgtgtgtgtgtgtgtgtgtgtgtgtgtgtgtgtgtgcgtgtgtgtgtgtgtgcgtgttccaggtctctgaagcgagagaacccacacctgagtgagaacgtggtgttgattagagcgctacgatactccaacctgcccaagttactcaaggatgacgcagaacttaaaataaaataaattgataaatagtaaagaacgccaaagcttacatgtggagtatcaaaggtcattatcacaggatcactggaatcaggcactaggaggaaattccaggacaaattaggaaatacaattaactgacatttgcaaattctttgcaactaaaaagctgtaattatataacttttttttaaagcatttaaagtatataacattagcaccttgtaatgttataccagatgaaaagtaaagaatcctggaacatctgaacatccataatctgaaaatcttgaacctagtgtcaatcgagtcaatccaatctttcttgtgtgcgtttagcggtattctgtcggacctctttcctgtgtgggcgtccccgagcatgactacggcgcgcttcagtcgaacatcgaggcagctctatgcgcccactccctgcagcccgtctccagcatgaccgccaaggtgatccagctgtacgagaccatgctggtgcaccagggcgtcttGCTGGTGGGCCCTACAAGAGGCGGTAAGACCACGgcgtaccgtgccctcgctgacgcactgcgcaccctccacgagacagagggctgcgaggtgaatcccttctacaagcccatcgagaccgacGTGCTCAACCCACAGTCAGTAAGCttggacgagctgtatggtgaagacgaccctctcacactggagtgtagtgccatcaaaccgtccctcggcagtgacatcgccgacacgcacaagtgggtggtgagtgacgtacctgtggacgtgcctgtggattgagaaaattacccccgtgttggacaacaacaagacgctctgtctggctaacggtgaaaggatcaagctcacaccttctacacacatgttattcgaggtgttaccTATCAGACACAGGTAGCATcggtcctaaaaaccatcacaaacaagcacaagcatatcatttccaagaagatttttttttttacattaaacgcgttcctgatggaaaggtcacacacaaacgtatctttaagacttcactctttcacacgcctataatgagcgataaacgcatttgaagcatgttataaagcctccgtaatgcattacgcatagtatttaaataaatattattataataacatgcactacactacattatgcattatgaagtcttaacgtattgttaacacgtctttactgtgagcgggatgatgaccagacAGAGGCAGGCTCCCAGGTACTTATATCCGTAGacgtactgatacagagccattctggccacgcAGTAATCCACATCCACGTCCCAGTTTTAGCACAGCTGCCTCTGccactcaaagttactgctcgagtccacctacgtgaacacatacacaaagacatgtgatatatacgatctcattgtatacgaattgggcattctcgctgacgatatagcgtggatagtttataatgatagtttataatagttttctctaaactgatcctccaacccccaatagttaacctcacctaaaacgtcttacatttagacagattttcttttaaagtctttaatttatttattcattttcatatggttcatttacatgtgattcatttacgttgattcatttacatgtgattcattttcatgagattcatgaaaattcattttttttttaaagtggcagaattcgtttttaacacaatatatagattaaaaaaattatataatttcttttccatttttttatacaactgatattttctcatagaatgttaaatacatatagagaaatatatacagaatgaaggacaaggttttgtgcctgtgccacctcccacaccaatgagtgttgggttgagtcatcccctaagctaaccctgcctgagcctttttattaaaggtgtttaatttagtttgatgtggtttagtttgttagaatgtgaatttatccgttatatgtaggctagctaactgcgtagttaactaacgttagtcagctgacaagaaaaatatcagactttttcctcatcccctgcctgtccaaaccctgcctcctctacatcagatgccgacgatgttgagaccaactcgaccagtgaaagttctcaagtgacatttgagtcatcccagcccgtttcaatcggtgtgcaatcttttacagatgatgacagccaagcgcagcgagttgagtcttctcccgtccctgcggctctcatcccgacaagacagtttaaatcagcttggctacaagagttcgcctggttacgttatgacgaagggaaaatgtactgcacattttgcgctaaagcaggacaagatattgctggtaaaacagagttcattaccagttcgagtcattttaaaaaagaaaccgtaaagaagcatggagacagtacaaaacatgagaccgccagggattgtgtcattgctaggtctgcccctcgtgccaccccaatcgtgaaagcagtgcaacgtgctagtgataaagtcactgaaaaagagatgagggaattgaaaataaaattcaatgcagcctacatgactctgagcctgaatagcaggaaatgaataaaaaagtgaaaaaaaagaaacaaatgactgcacatttaagtatttacggtaatatgattcaagatgggggcatcactgccactgttgggcccttgagcaaggcccttaaccctctctactccaggggcgctgtatcatggctgaccctgtgctctgaccccaacttcctaacaacctgggatatgcaaagaaaagaatttcactgtgttgtaatgcatatgtgatcaataaagactcattattattattattattattatatgacgtactgaacattgcacatattgtgtatgtaaataatacattgtgtaaactatgggaggcagagtaaacaaaggcagacagtacagaagggaaagaaaaggcagtgtgaggtagccatttaacaatgatatcatcatatgtcatatgacatcactattttggctcctgaaaatttgatttggcacatAAATATTTGGGGTTTAGGAACCAATGGCTccaagattttgttttttgcctggagccctggaatatgtttaataaaataaataaatgaatttttttaatgagatccAGAGAGGAAAGGAGCTCTACTAAACCTCAAACAACAACGATGACCAAACCCTGAAAGGAGTAAGTACAATCCTTTTCTACGTAAAGTCTACAAAGAGtgtgcacactgaaaacaaagaagagaaaaggatatATACAACTTTGCAAAGAAAGTTTTCCTGTTCTCCTGTTGGGATGTTCTTCCTCCATTTTATGCCAGTAGCTCACCCAGACCTCAAAATTGCAGTCCTGTGAAGAAAGACAAGGCGTATTTTATGCATATGTTCCAAGATGTCCATCAAAGGAATGATTCCTTAATTCATCCACTAGATGGCATCACTTCTACATTTTTCCCTATACGTACACAggtatgtgttttatttctgatttGGTGTTGTGTTGATTGAATAATTTCCTTGACTGTTTCTCCTTTCTGAATTCTATTTCATCTTAAAGGATTTTCTGCCCCTATTCATTCTTCCCCTTTGCACAGGCTGTTCCATCTCTCTTCCTTTTTAAAGTGAACTTACTTTTACAATATGTCTGTAGTATTGCACAACAGATTTGAAGTCTTCGCTGACTCTGGACCAATAAGGGAACctgcaaatgtaagtgaaaaccaaattcaaggtctctcaaatcaaaaactgctgtagatttaacattgacaaaatatttcaaatttttaCAGGCTCTACATCATTCAGAAATTCTGGCGGCCACAACACTGGCTAATTTTTATCCACCAagtgtgttcagacaggtcacaaaattcacatctttcattaaaccttctccaaac from Ictalurus punctatus breed USDA103 unplaced genomic scaffold, Coco_2.0 Super-Scaffold_100058, whole genome shotgun sequence encodes the following:
- the LOC128630619 gene encoding dynein axonemal heavy chain 6-like, with protein sequence MTAKVIQLYETMLVHQGVLLVGPTRGGKTTAYRALADALRTLHETEGCEVNPFYKPIETDVLNPQSVSLDELYGEDDPLTLECSAIKPSLGSDIADTHKWVVSDVPVDVPVD